In the genome of Vibrio sp. CB1-14, one region contains:
- a CDS encoding Ig-like domain-containing protein, with product MRLNRFLALGFASISLVSFAKTVTITGTIKTVMPKFEVTLPETIYRSVKEYEILGRQTPGSNEGCELTTDLELAKTSTVEQLYCYFEWTNSSATNGTGWSQELFDLEGRALLAAGEYSHDYTISFFSGSNHEKVIIDTGTLDYTVVEPEPPLVTNVTTITNDRDISGYTPITHDRNERFKNVRVEVEPRPYDQLIQIPVLSDRACTVPEGQTSCNLAGINISISSGATELVGTMPVGFKVSDKYATFSNNKTISFAWDFRPPVIEQYAFNARGQDASVSHPTVLDVDGTPFTVENNEAVVVISSPHSVNQSDFWWLPASLSLDITPDEQHAQDVSYITLNGENISSLFRTSLSYYTDSTLSSHGTPERIGDKYVYRFNVASIKDGIYRGEISASDVFDNGSSIEHENTLIDRLDPEIHLFNIDDKFTNGDPVFFLEHLVLTIQDETSNNNVITSVKLDGQEIEHKGDFTMARAIQDGISLEARTVHDLTIAGTDGNGNTVERTFTLNFLPLDFRYSDVENQKFALVQNQGITFKQSTGNRCTMFKSEIEAVTAIREHGQLHCSVEWLETPIGLESAWDTSEPVLIGAFATDGEAYISARIWLHDKFGRKNLVKNDDVTLLVAAPPSPEILFDEKEQFAHNRYAVEPGESKVTRYRVRSASSPITVTLKRDGKVLNSNVVRQSPRYTYHNVAYTVMDTEKAYNRKLWDENTYTVEVRYSLMPNISVENSAYSYAVPSKRIRMRLESGVKELSTADELTLDSAFGLYDTFYRQIRYKASDMGDWDVRVVAENKDRSISPLTEWQSVASDGNTPFTIDWAPESIGQTRYFAQARLKSPNPDYEHIVRSNKSTVQVLKGTAIEGQLKTMRISGPAPLSTMIQYVHASREDKDAAEEVTWYISDDNTQTWQEYPEKGKRFMYRAETEGVWWVQAKVKNRFTGIESSTDRVQVMGYGVPDLEIDGATNVIEGLTEEYTLYDHGSIADLSSLVVQWSTDGGATYADGSASLIHTVEGLGTNKIAARAAYIGFESNPNAWQHVALGVRGQPPRPVRTRILGEKETEVGLPISLAAKVSAPYSRMNAPIVTEWIAPDGSRFNGDDFVFNPTETDLEWADFHDVTLTAWIDGAKEQTYAEYKHRVQVWAYEFPEFTLAYRQRIKVAPSEFEVWLRRPIGSNLHENFKFDWNGQGKVELTRDLGYKARFTAKKPGLYPITVTVEDDRGNYQDFIEYIEVLEPEPMSIELLERFSNKYQRAPLDVTMRPIIRGGHPTDRAADYRWYLNSELIEEETRSTAKIEGLQAGVHDIKFEVVTRYGQEESFTQRVEVVPNTPPLCTINYSMFSKSARIEAACEDVDGRIARYHWTVDGVERRNIGKRITEYRDFGAQAVVTLVAEDDSGDTATDTITVLWPTQ from the coding sequence ATGCGCCTAAATCGCTTTCTAGCTCTGGGGTTCGCCTCAATTAGCCTAGTGTCTTTCGCAAAAACGGTCACGATCACAGGTACTATCAAAACCGTTATGCCAAAGTTCGAAGTGACGTTACCCGAGACAATCTATCGCAGTGTCAAGGAATACGAGATACTTGGGCGACAAACCCCTGGGAGTAACGAGGGGTGCGAACTCACGACGGATCTAGAGCTTGCGAAAACCTCGACGGTCGAACAGCTCTATTGTTACTTTGAATGGACAAATTCATCGGCTACAAATGGTACAGGATGGTCGCAAGAGCTGTTTGACTTGGAAGGGCGCGCACTACTAGCTGCAGGTGAGTATTCACATGATTACACGATTTCCTTCTTCTCCGGTTCCAACCACGAGAAAGTGATCATCGATACAGGAACCCTTGATTACACCGTCGTTGAGCCTGAACCCCCTCTCGTAACCAATGTCACTACCATAACTAATGACCGTGACATTAGTGGATATACACCAATAACTCACGACAGAAACGAACGGTTCAAAAACGTGCGTGTCGAAGTCGAACCTCGACCATACGACCAGCTAATTCAAATCCCTGTTCTCAGCGATCGGGCTTGTACGGTGCCAGAAGGACAAACAAGTTGTAACCTAGCAGGAATAAACATCAGTATCTCCTCGGGTGCCACGGAACTGGTCGGAACCATGCCGGTGGGATTCAAAGTTAGCGACAAGTACGCTACGTTCAGCAACAATAAAACCATCTCTTTCGCGTGGGACTTTCGCCCTCCAGTCATAGAGCAATATGCCTTCAACGCGCGAGGTCAAGATGCTTCTGTCAGCCACCCAACCGTGCTTGATGTGGATGGCACTCCTTTTACAGTTGAAAATAATGAGGCAGTGGTTGTTATAAGCTCACCACACAGCGTCAACCAATCAGACTTTTGGTGGTTGCCAGCCAGTCTATCGCTAGACATAACCCCAGACGAACAACACGCTCAAGATGTATCGTACATAACACTTAATGGCGAAAACATTAGTAGCCTCTTCAGAACCAGTCTTTCGTACTACACAGACTCAACGCTATCGTCACACGGCACTCCAGAACGTATTGGTGACAAATACGTGTATCGATTTAACGTCGCTAGCATTAAAGACGGCATCTATCGCGGGGAGATTAGCGCGAGTGATGTGTTCGACAATGGATCATCTATTGAACATGAAAACACCCTTATCGACCGCTTGGATCCTGAGATCCACCTCTTTAACATTGACGATAAGTTCACAAATGGCGACCCCGTATTCTTTCTTGAGCACCTCGTACTTACAATACAAGATGAGACATCCAACAATAATGTCATCACCTCTGTAAAACTTGATGGCCAAGAAATAGAACACAAAGGTGATTTCACAATGGCCAGAGCCATTCAGGACGGCATTAGCCTAGAAGCTCGCACTGTCCATGATCTCACCATTGCAGGTACCGACGGAAATGGGAATACAGTCGAGCGTACCTTTACACTTAACTTCCTTCCACTCGATTTCCGCTACTCTGATGTAGAAAATCAAAAGTTTGCTTTAGTGCAAAACCAAGGAATCACTTTTAAACAAAGTACCGGCAATCGCTGCACTATGTTCAAATCTGAAATCGAGGCCGTCACAGCAATCCGAGAGCATGGGCAGTTGCACTGCTCCGTAGAATGGCTGGAAACACCTATCGGTCTTGAGTCTGCATGGGATACATCCGAGCCTGTATTGATTGGCGCTTTCGCGACTGATGGCGAGGCATATATTAGTGCGAGGATTTGGTTACACGATAAGTTCGGTAGAAAGAACTTAGTAAAAAATGACGATGTCACATTACTCGTTGCAGCACCTCCATCACCAGAAATTCTCTTTGATGAGAAGGAGCAGTTCGCACACAATCGGTACGCTGTTGAACCTGGCGAGTCGAAAGTAACACGATATCGAGTCAGGTCAGCATCATCGCCAATCACTGTAACTCTCAAGCGCGATGGTAAAGTGCTCAACTCAAACGTGGTCAGACAATCACCAAGATACACGTATCATAATGTCGCTTACACTGTCATGGACACTGAGAAGGCCTATAACCGTAAGCTTTGGGATGAGAACACTTATACCGTCGAAGTACGATATTCATTAATGCCCAATATTTCTGTCGAAAACTCGGCATACAGCTATGCCGTACCATCTAAGCGCATCCGAATGAGGCTAGAGTCTGGTGTAAAAGAATTGTCTACGGCTGATGAGCTTACACTGGATTCAGCATTTGGCCTTTATGATACCTTCTACCGCCAGATCCGCTACAAAGCCAGTGATATGGGTGACTGGGATGTTCGAGTGGTAGCCGAGAACAAAGATCGCAGCATTTCACCTCTCACTGAGTGGCAGAGTGTTGCATCAGACGGAAACACCCCATTTACCATTGACTGGGCACCAGAAAGCATTGGGCAGACTCGTTATTTTGCACAAGCCAGATTGAAATCACCAAACCCTGACTACGAACATATTGTCCGCTCCAACAAATCCACAGTACAGGTGCTCAAAGGAACGGCAATCGAAGGCCAGTTAAAAACCATGCGTATTTCCGGTCCTGCGCCATTGTCGACCATGATCCAGTACGTGCACGCCTCTAGGGAAGATAAAGATGCGGCAGAAGAAGTGACTTGGTACATCAGTGACGACAATACCCAAACATGGCAAGAGTATCCCGAGAAAGGAAAACGATTCATGTACCGTGCCGAAACTGAGGGGGTATGGTGGGTTCAAGCGAAAGTAAAAAACAGGTTCACTGGTATTGAGTCCTCTACAGATAGGGTTCAAGTGATGGGTTATGGTGTGCCTGATCTAGAAATTGACGGTGCAACCAACGTTATCGAAGGTCTGACAGAAGAATATACACTCTACGATCACGGAAGCATTGCTGACTTATCAAGTCTTGTTGTTCAATGGTCAACCGATGGTGGTGCAACTTATGCTGATGGTAGTGCCTCGCTTATCCATACCGTTGAAGGGCTGGGTACCAATAAAATTGCTGCGCGTGCCGCCTATATTGGCTTTGAAAGCAACCCTAATGCTTGGCAACATGTAGCTCTTGGTGTCCGAGGTCAGCCACCACGACCAGTACGAACTCGAATTCTCGGCGAGAAAGAAACTGAAGTTGGTCTGCCTATCTCTCTCGCAGCGAAAGTATCTGCGCCTTACTCTCGAATGAACGCCCCTATCGTTACGGAATGGATAGCTCCTGACGGTAGCCGGTTCAATGGTGATGACTTTGTTTTCAACCCAACAGAAACAGATCTAGAGTGGGCAGACTTTCATGACGTTACCTTAACGGCTTGGATTGATGGAGCGAAAGAACAAACATACGCAGAATACAAACATCGTGTACAAGTATGGGCATATGAGTTCCCAGAGTTCACTTTGGCGTACAGACAGCGCATCAAGGTAGCGCCTTCAGAATTTGAAGTCTGGTTAAGACGACCAATTGGTAGTAACTTGCATGAAAACTTCAAGTTCGACTGGAACGGTCAAGGCAAAGTCGAGCTCACACGAGATCTTGGATACAAGGCTAGGTTTACCGCGAAAAAGCCCGGCTTATATCCAATTACAGTTACCGTCGAGGATGACCGCGGCAACTACCAAGATTTTATTGAGTACATCGAAGTGCTAGAGCCAGAGCCGATGAGCATTGAGTTGCTAGAACGATTCTCCAATAAGTACCAACGTGCGCCTCTTGATGTGACCATGCGCCCTATTATACGTGGCGGCCACCCGACAGACAGAGCAGCTGACTATCGCTGGTATCTCAATAGTGAACTGATAGAAGAAGAAACTCGAAGTACAGCCAAGATTGAAGGACTTCAAGCAGGTGTCCATGATATCAAGTTCGAAGTTGTCACTCGATATGGTCAAGAAGAATCATTCACACAACGTGTCGAAGTGGTACCAAACACTCCACCACTTTGCACTATTAACTACTCCATGTTCTCTAAATCAGCCAGAATCGAAGCGGCTTGTGAAGACGTGGATGGCAGAATTGCTAGGTATCACTGGACAGTGGATGGTGTAGAGCGTCGAAATATAGGTAAGCGTATTACTGAATATCGTGACTTCGGCGCTCAAGCAGTGGTCACACTCGTCGCAGAAGATGACTCCGGTGACACTGCGACTGACACTATTACCGTGCTTTGGCCTACTCAATAG
- a CDS encoding replication initiation protein, which produces MGNKVNTTKKHTLPKQFKKAHKLVFSQQDLTQREADLFALMIAHMKPEDWDNNNTPTYEFTSTQLARWLSIEPKDLAKTLKPVADRLTKKNIGVLVEDETKAIQEFDFISIFKRVTYKDRLLTMKPNDELKEAYIEYNNSYALITTQSFLSLKKEYAKRLYEILSRFKGGGTYLQTFEIEDLKGLFGLHDASGKIKSGKSSFANNSVFIDRCIKASIKGIKEDSETNREIMFFDSKDGKTHGYEVYREGRKLSKIKFLYRWVEKEAPAHNINLEDMKQIISTLELKRKDGIELNIEELKNLAHCYASLGENERAGKIKLAIKRREKEEEQRVEMARSIESFINEINNIAVDDDY; this is translated from the coding sequence ATGGGCAACAAGGTCAATACAACAAAAAAACATACACTTCCAAAACAGTTCAAAAAAGCTCACAAGCTTGTTTTCTCCCAACAAGACCTCACGCAGCGTGAGGCAGACCTATTTGCGCTCATGATTGCGCACATGAAGCCTGAGGACTGGGATAACAACAATACGCCGACGTATGAGTTTACCTCTACTCAGCTTGCTCGCTGGCTAAGTATTGAGCCTAAAGACTTAGCAAAGACACTAAAGCCTGTTGCCGACCGACTCACTAAGAAAAACATAGGTGTCCTTGTAGAAGACGAAACGAAAGCCATTCAGGAGTTTGATTTCATTTCTATCTTCAAGCGTGTCACTTACAAAGACAGACTCCTTACTATGAAGCCAAACGACGAGCTCAAAGAGGCTTATATTGAATACAACAACAGCTACGCTCTGATAACTACGCAAAGCTTCCTCAGTCTAAAGAAAGAGTACGCCAAGCGTCTTTACGAGATACTCTCTCGCTTCAAGGGGGGCGGTACGTATCTACAAACCTTTGAAATAGAAGATTTAAAAGGGCTATTTGGCCTTCATGATGCCAGTGGAAAAATAAAGTCCGGCAAGAGCTCTTTCGCAAACAATAGCGTCTTTATTGACCGCTGTATCAAAGCTAGCATTAAAGGGATCAAAGAAGACTCAGAGACCAACCGCGAGATCATGTTCTTCGATTCAAAAGATGGTAAGACGCACGGGTATGAAGTGTATCGTGAAGGTCGCAAGCTCTCCAAGATCAAGTTCCTTTACCGTTGGGTAGAGAAAGAAGCGCCGGCGCACAATATCAACCTCGAAGATATGAAGCAGATCATTTCAACTCTGGAGCTAAAGCGCAAAGATGGTATCGAATTGAACATAGAGGAGCTTAAGAACCTAGCTCACTGCTACGCATCGCTCGGTGAAAATGAACGTGCAGGGAAAATTAAGCTAGCAATAAAACGCAGAGAGAAAGAAGAAGAGCAACGTGTGGAAATGGCACGTTCAATAGAAAGCTTTATAAACGAGATCAACAACATAGCAGTTGATGATGACTACTAG
- a CDS encoding S26 family signal peptidase produces MKLQFTMSFVLAAGVFLTIVIYLTQRFEVKVTASAIGCLPISYAVIDKNNTEPVREQLVSVLASNAEPLFADGTNFLKLVAGVPGDRVVVTTKQVVVSNQHYSREYNIDASRMLSYLKWPPKNIERDFTVQEGELFLIGTLPQSFDSRYWGTAKETNVMGVGYAIF; encoded by the coding sequence ATGAAACTACAGTTCACAATGAGTTTCGTCCTAGCAGCTGGTGTATTCCTGACAATCGTTATCTATCTGACACAGCGATTTGAAGTCAAAGTAACGGCATCAGCAATTGGATGTCTTCCTATTAGTTATGCAGTGATAGATAAAAACAACACAGAGCCTGTTAGAGAGCAACTGGTGTCAGTTCTTGCTTCCAATGCTGAACCACTATTTGCCGATGGTACTAACTTTCTAAAACTGGTTGCTGGGGTACCTGGAGACAGAGTAGTAGTGACTACAAAACAAGTGGTCGTATCGAACCAACACTATTCACGTGAATACAACATCGATGCATCTCGCATGCTCAGTTACTTAAAGTGGCCCCCTAAGAACATCGAACGTGACTTCACTGTTCAAGAAGGCGAGCTGTTTCTAATAGGCACCCTACCGCAAAGTTTTGATAGTCGTTATTGGGGAACTGCCAAAGAGACAAATGTGATGGGGGTTGGTTATGCGATTTTTTAG
- a CDS encoding TrbC family F-type conjugative pilus assembly protein: protein MANLTEQDLNSIQESKSQISQAMEGKSNIETQALLDRSKEILNSDKMRNELIELKSQAQEINDQMLAENHNLLRIDNDGQSYIDFEHLESLLGSEARSKAEDALAPFTHSPTPLEQSLKADVSRGTPNQTQSSTLWIFVSSSMSELQLKKAYEMAAEWGARVMYKGLIPGHDNLNSMIKYVATEQLKLNEIKKKIEQGSTPFTSIPAETKGAIYLNPLPFDSFNIDRVPALVWETNRPTGESFTAKVYGLINPSYLMDKAEQAMLKGNESSLFLGELGTVGKIVERHWIEEVAERTERIDWEKAQEEAVQRHWRIRTYIDLSSTDVDKTFLFDPSKVVARDVKAVDGTVLARSGEKYNPMQHMPMHMTIYVFNPNDTEEMEFVRHLVISESLGEIILMATTLDPERGKEQLKEINNYFKIPMRLLTADVRDRFGIQVTPTKLQTTDYARMRIQEYSRSTVRSTNQFNRIQQSTKSE, encoded by the coding sequence ATGGCTAATCTCACCGAGCAAGATCTCAATAGCATTCAAGAAAGTAAGTCGCAAATATCGCAAGCTATGGAAGGTAAATCGAATATAGAAACGCAAGCGTTATTAGATCGCTCAAAAGAGATCTTGAATTCTGACAAGATGCGAAATGAGCTTATTGAATTAAAATCGCAGGCTCAGGAAATTAACGATCAGATGCTTGCGGAGAATCACAACCTTCTTCGAATCGACAATGATGGGCAGTCATACATTGACTTCGAGCACTTAGAAAGCTTGCTTGGTTCAGAAGCTCGCTCCAAAGCAGAGGATGCACTAGCACCCTTTACACACTCTCCTACCCCCCTTGAGCAAAGTCTTAAGGCTGATGTAAGCAGAGGAACACCCAATCAAACACAGTCCTCAACTTTGTGGATTTTTGTCTCCTCCTCTATGAGCGAGCTTCAGCTAAAAAAAGCGTATGAAATGGCAGCGGAATGGGGTGCTCGAGTCATGTACAAAGGGCTAATTCCTGGTCATGACAATCTAAACAGCATGATTAAGTACGTAGCGACTGAGCAACTTAAACTTAATGAAATCAAGAAGAAAATTGAACAGGGAAGCACTCCATTCACGTCTATACCTGCTGAAACCAAAGGAGCGATCTATCTAAACCCCCTGCCGTTTGATTCTTTCAATATCGACAGAGTTCCTGCACTTGTTTGGGAAACCAATCGCCCTACCGGGGAGAGTTTCACGGCCAAAGTATACGGATTAATCAATCCAAGTTACCTCATGGATAAAGCGGAACAAGCAATGCTAAAGGGGAACGAGTCGTCGCTGTTCCTTGGGGAGCTCGGTACTGTCGGAAAGATTGTGGAAAGGCACTGGATTGAGGAAGTTGCGGAAAGAACGGAACGAATTGACTGGGAAAAAGCACAAGAAGAAGCCGTTCAACGTCATTGGCGCATCCGAACCTATATCGATCTCTCCTCTACAGATGTAGATAAGACGTTTCTATTTGACCCTTCAAAGGTTGTGGCAAGAGATGTAAAAGCTGTCGACGGTACCGTACTTGCTCGTTCTGGCGAAAAGTACAACCCCATGCAACACATGCCAATGCATATGACCATTTACGTCTTTAATCCGAATGACACTGAAGAGATGGAGTTTGTTCGCCATTTAGTCATTTCTGAGTCTTTGGGTGAAATAATCCTCATGGCTACGACGTTAGACCCTGAGAGAGGCAAGGAACAACTCAAAGAAATAAACAATTACTTCAAAATACCGATGCGTCTTCTTACTGCCGACGTAAGAGACAGATTTGGAATTCAAGTTACACCTACCAAGTTGCAGACAACTGATTACGCGCGAATGAGGATCCAAGAGTATTCGAGGAGCACCGTTCGTTCGACCAATCAATTCAATCGTATACAACAGTCAACAAAATCGGAGTAA
- a CDS encoding TraU family protein, which yields MILFRACLIGCIAFCSVVFASSATANDGARSAVAGDMCPDANVLAGIIDQVCWSCLLPVKIAGLGDSPEGSASSSPFCACFDEDLGLPEVGMPIGFFQPARIVSFSAKPYCMPSFGSRLSDDVTSLGNAGTADTQSVDDKSFFHYKYWTYPLMSMIQMFTNADCNNTSATTLDLMYFSEVDPLYNSDMLAFLMAPESIVFANAVAQSICTADCATLMAGGEIEQNFFCAGCAGNLYPLTGTSTTSDDDMVRNTELLTTRLLATLHRRGQAWLTMGNHMVSGSCEVQYAPTLPKTQYRSSMLFPVPEAQNTQVSFVDGANSSVGSVNEGNSVQVPNYQDNREVFDQKCCHKLGETTWKWGLNRTRPGNDAFVYLLYQWNDCCLR from the coding sequence ATGATTCTCTTTAGAGCTTGTCTAATCGGCTGTATTGCGTTTTGTAGTGTCGTCTTCGCGTCATCGGCTACTGCCAATGATGGCGCTAGAAGCGCAGTGGCCGGAGACATGTGTCCGGATGCCAATGTACTGGCCGGAATTATCGACCAAGTATGTTGGTCCTGCTTGTTGCCGGTGAAAATCGCTGGTTTGGGTGATAGCCCCGAGGGTTCAGCGTCATCGAGTCCGTTTTGCGCATGCTTTGATGAGGATCTTGGTCTTCCCGAAGTTGGCATGCCAATTGGTTTTTTTCAGCCAGCTCGAATTGTGAGTTTCAGCGCAAAGCCGTACTGCATGCCATCATTTGGTTCTAGATTAAGTGACGATGTCACTTCTCTGGGCAATGCAGGGACGGCAGATACACAATCTGTTGATGATAAGTCTTTCTTTCACTATAAGTATTGGACTTATCCGCTAATGTCGATGATTCAGATGTTTACGAATGCCGACTGCAATAACACGTCTGCTACGACTCTCGATTTAATGTACTTCTCAGAAGTCGACCCACTATACAACTCAGATATGCTTGCTTTCCTTATGGCGCCTGAAAGCATTGTGTTCGCGAACGCAGTCGCACAGTCAATTTGCACCGCAGACTGCGCAACACTTATGGCTGGTGGAGAGATAGAACAGAACTTTTTTTGTGCTGGTTGTGCAGGAAATCTGTACCCACTAACCGGAACGTCGACTACCTCTGACGACGACATGGTTCGGAATACGGAACTGCTCACTACTCGCTTATTGGCGACCCTACATCGGAGGGGCCAGGCTTGGCTGACGATGGGTAATCACATGGTTAGCGGAAGTTGTGAAGTGCAGTATGCCCCTACCCTACCAAAGACGCAGTACAGAAGTAGCATGCTTTTTCCAGTGCCCGAAGCGCAGAATACGCAGGTCAGTTTCGTAGATGGCGCAAACAGTAGTGTTGGTAGTGTTAATGAAGGCAATAGCGTTCAAGTTCCAAATTACCAAGATAACCGAGAAGTCTTTGATCAGAAGTGTTGCCATAAACTTGGGGAAACGACTTGGAAATGGGGATTGAATCGCACAAGACCAGGCAATGATGCCTTTGTATATCTATTGTACCAATGGAACGATTGTTGTCTTCGGTAG
- a CDS encoding PhoH family protein translates to MARYFLDTNVLISNPHALMNFQEHHVYISMRVTKELDGLKGSTRSCAVDARHAIRVIESIIKDASHEGIQSGINLPNGYDGKLSIVPDAILSDDSRADDVIIATVLEQQEKLGDIVLVTNDIHMRLQAKASGVEQVESFRTDNIESEEVIEGKGYLKLSGDIWDYIESTSTIHADLEQVYDVCLDPCMHDCLSSIHPGMYILGESDAIARVIECDGKSMKFVLKSKVSLMKADVFGITPQSFQQALAIDALLDPSIDIVIITGAAGTGKTLLTCAASLEQSFSTKRYSQVIVTRSAVDIERIGYLPGNESVKMSSYMAGFEDSLDFLVEQDVSPHSSKNYIKDKCMVTYKSLNYLRGSSISNSFIVCDEMQNTTRNKAKAVLTRVSKDSKMVVMGNLDPSQIDDDYITPMNSGLSRIVEIYAQYSNAVHIQLEGTLRGSVAEIAEREL, encoded by the coding sequence ATGGCGCGATATTTCTTGGATACAAACGTACTTATTTCCAATCCACATGCATTGATGAACTTTCAGGAACATCACGTTTACATTTCGATGAGGGTGACGAAAGAACTCGATGGGTTGAAAGGTTCAACTCGTTCATGTGCGGTAGACGCTAGACATGCCATTAGGGTGATTGAGTCAATCATAAAAGATGCCTCACATGAGGGTATTCAATCAGGTATTAATCTTCCAAATGGATACGATGGAAAACTCTCTATTGTTCCTGATGCAATTCTATCCGATGACTCTCGTGCGGATGATGTCATTATTGCAACGGTGCTTGAGCAACAAGAAAAGCTTGGCGACATAGTACTCGTCACCAATGACATCCATATGCGATTGCAGGCCAAGGCTTCAGGAGTGGAACAGGTTGAAAGTTTCCGTACTGATAATATCGAATCGGAAGAGGTCATTGAAGGTAAAGGGTATTTGAAGCTCAGCGGAGATATCTGGGATTACATTGAGTCAACCTCGACAATACATGCTGATTTGGAACAGGTATATGACGTATGTTTAGACCCTTGCATGCACGATTGTCTATCTAGCATCCATCCTGGTATGTACATTTTGGGAGAGAGCGATGCCATTGCAAGGGTGATAGAGTGCGATGGAAAATCGATGAAGTTTGTCCTTAAAAGCAAAGTCAGCTTAATGAAAGCTGATGTCTTTGGAATCACTCCACAGTCATTCCAGCAAGCTCTGGCCATTGACGCCCTACTCGACCCAAGCATAGATATCGTGATTATTACCGGCGCTGCTGGCACAGGGAAAACGCTCCTGACTTGCGCTGCTAGCCTAGAGCAATCCTTTAGTACAAAACGATACAGCCAAGTCATCGTCACTCGTTCTGCTGTTGATATTGAGCGTATCGGATACCTTCCCGGAAACGAGAGCGTAAAAATGTCTTCCTATATGGCGGGATTTGAAGACTCACTTGATTTTTTGGTGGAGCAAGATGTGTCTCCCCATAGCTCAAAAAACTACATCAAAGATAAGTGCATGGTGACTTACAAAAGTCTTAACTATCTGCGTGGATCTTCAATCTCAAACTCATTCATTGTTTGTGATGAGATGCAAAATACTACTCGCAATAAAGCTAAGGCGGTACTCACTCGAGTCTCAAAAGATTCGAAGATGGTAGTTATGGGGAATCTCGACCCTTCGCAAATAGACGATGACTACATTACGCCTATGAACTCAGGTTTGAGCCGAATAGTGGAGATCTACGCACAGTATTCGAATGCCGTACATATTCAACTTGAAGGAACGTTGCGTGGTAGCGTTGCTGAGATCGCTGAAAGGGAGTTGTAG
- a CDS encoding 2Fe-2S iron-sulfur cluster-binding protein, whose product MKVNDKPIQSNPNESVLVCLERHGIKLDSCCREGICGDCKKQCTGKPEYMSEPLGYLQEGEVLTCIARASSNINLEIKV is encoded by the coding sequence ATGAAAGTGAATGACAAACCCATCCAATCAAATCCCAATGAAAGCGTTTTAGTTTGTCTAGAACGTCACGGTATTAAATTGGATTCATGCTGTAGAGAAGGTATCTGCGGTGATTGTAAAAAACAGTGCACAGGGAAGCCAGAGTACATGTCTGAGCCTCTTGGCTACTTGCAAGAAGGCGAAGTCCTTACCTGCATAGCGCGTGCATCATCAAACATTAATCTGGAGATTAAGGTATGA